One region of Solanum pennellii chromosome 6, SPENNV200 genomic DNA includes:
- the LOC107022200 gene encoding uncharacterized protein LOC107022200, with amino-acid sequence MERDSIWYVEKPHQCQVHGDFSRVPSNEPNVMGSPWLFASWGMDVIGPKEPTVSNGHNFVSVAIDYFTKWVEASTYKAVTKKVVADFVLNNIVCRFGISKSIITDKAANLDSYLIKETCERFKIAHRNSIAYRPHQCRL; translated from the coding sequence atggagagAGATAGCATCTGGTATGTAGAAAAGCCTCATCAGTGTCAAGTGCATGGAGATTTTTCACGGGTTCCATCGAATGAGCCTAACGTGATGGGTTCACCTTGGTTGTTTGCCTCTTGGGGAATGGATGTTATCGGACCCAAAGAGCCTACCGTATCAAATGGACATAATTTTGTCTCGGTGGCAATCGATTATTTCACAAAATGGGTCGAAGCTTCGACATACAAGGCAGTGACTAAGAAGGTAGTGGCAGACTTTGTTCTCAACAATATAGTTTGTCGATTTGGAATTTCAAAATCAATCATAACAGATAAAGCGGCCAACCTCGATAGCTATCTTATAAAGGAAACTTGTGAAAGGTTCAAGATTGCTCATCGAAATTCCATAGCTTACCGGCCGCATCAGTGTAGGCTGtaa